In Clupea harengus chromosome 1, Ch_v2.0.2, whole genome shotgun sequence, one DNA window encodes the following:
- the nr5a5 gene encoding nuclear receptor subfamily 5, group A, member 5, with the protein MNIPYYYQEQAQAMGLHPMDYTQDLRTLEGPSMSQEPKPEPGLLEDSAERCPVCGDRVSGYHYGLLTCESCKGFFKRTVQNNKRYTCAERQSCPMDPAQRKRCPSCRFQKCLAVGMKREAVRADRMRGGRNKFGPLYRRDRQMKQRRDVYNQPNSAPYRIKLETQPAQLTPLPHDFHLLSHSNPTPAALHPDPYHLPQPHTPSMSPSEFPVLLDSARDRALAPPAHPPYASLYHRHPLEKRPVSFSCKPAYMMPPAPPTPTPLPYLTSIAMPTGTPTPSSTPSSTPTPTYTPTPSTPTPSLAPPLPSEDFLVQLLRGEADESQLCAHVLASLHREQASRGKHDCLNTFSIMCKIADQTLFRLVEWARNSALFKELNVEDQMVLLQSCWSELLVLDHLCRQVAYGKDGGIYLVTGQQIDVSTVLSQAGVTLSSLVSRSQDLVFKLRSLQLDRQDFVCLKYLVLFNPDVKSVQDHEQVERTQERVNRALMEHTLWTHPGHSDKFGQLLLRLPEVRSISLQVEEYLYQRHLLGDLPCNSLLTEMLHARHS; encoded by the exons ATGAACATCCCATACTACTACCAGGAGCAGGCCCAGGCTATGGGCCTTCATCCCATGGATTACACTCAGGATCTACGCACGCTTGAGGGACCATCAATGT ctcAGGAGCCCAAGCCCGAGCCCGGCCTGCTGGAGGACTCTGCGGAGAGGTGCCCCGTGTGTGGGGACCGTGTGTCGGGCTATCACTACGGCCTGCTGACCTGTGAGAGCTGCAAG GGCTTCTTCAAGCGCACGGTGCAGAACAACAAGCGCTACACATGTGCGGAGAGACAGAGCTGCCCCATGGACCCGGCCCAAAGGAAGAGATGCCCATCCTGCCGCTTCCAGAAGTGCCTGGCTGTTggcatgaagagagagg CTGTGCGGGCAGACCGtatgagaggaggaaggaacAAGTTTGGCCCTTTGTACCGTCGGGACAGGCAGATGAAGCAACGGAGAGACGTTTATAACCAGCCCAACAGCGCGCCCTACAGGATCAAACTGGAAACACAACCAGCTCAGCTGACGCCACTGCCCCATGACTTCCACCTGCTGAGTCATTCCAACCCCACACCTGCCGCTTTGCACCCGGACCCTTACCACCttccacagccacacactcccAGCATGAGCCCATCAGAGTTCCCCGTGCTGCTGGACTCCGCCAGGGACAGAGCACTGGCTCCCCCTGCCCACCCTCCATACGCCAGCCTGTACCATCGCCATCCCCTGGAGAAGAGGCCCGTCTCATTCAGCTGCAAGCCAGCATACATGATGCCCCCAgctccacccacacccacacctctgCCCTACCTCACCTCTATAGCAATGCCCACGGGCACCCCAACACCATCCTCCACTCCGAGCTCTACGCCTACACCCACGTACACTCCCACTCCGAGCACGCCCACACCAAGCCTGGCTCCTCCACTGCCCTCGGAGGACTTCCTGGTCCAGCTGCTGCGGGGCGAGGCGGATGAGAGCCAGCTATGCGCACACGTGCTAGCCAGCCTGCATAGAGAGCAGGCCAGCCGCGGCAAACACGACTGCCTCAACACCTTCAGCATCATGTGCAAGATTGCTGACCAGACGCTGTTCAGGCTCGTGGAGTGGGCCCGCAACAGTGCCCTGTTCAAAGAACTGAAT GTGGAGGATCAGATGGTACTGCTGCAGAGCTGCTGGAGTGAGCTGCTGGTGCTCGATCACCTGTGCAGACAGGTGGCCTACGGGAAAGATGGAGGCATCTACCTGGTCACAGGACAGCAG ATTGATGTCTCGACCGTGCTCTCTCAGGCTGGTGTCACTCTGAGCAGCTTGGTGTCCCGTAGTCAAGACCTCGTCTTCAAATTAAGATCTCTGCAGCTGGACAGACAAGACTTTGTGTGTCTGAAATACCTGGTTCTCTTCAACCCCG ACGTGAAGTCGGTGCAGGACCATGAGCAGGTGGAGCGCACCCAGGAGCGGGTGAACCGGGCCCTGATGGAGCACACGCTGTGGACGCACCCGGGCCATTCGGACAAGTTCGGCCAGCTGCTCCTGCGCCTGCCCGAGGTGCGCAGCATCAGCCTCCAGGTGGAGGAGTACCTGTACCAGCGCCACCTGCTGGGAGACCTGCCCTGCAACTCGCTGCTCACGGAGATGCTCCACGCCAGGCACAGCTAG